The proteins below are encoded in one region of Canis lupus familiaris isolate Mischka breed German Shepherd chromosome 21, alternate assembly UU_Cfam_GSD_1.0, whole genome shotgun sequence:
- the CHCHD8 gene encoding cytochrome c oxidase assembly factor 4 homolog, mitochondrial isoform X1 — MRLPKMSTQGHTWARQVKKENEEEDPLDQLISRSGCAASHYAVQECMAQHQDWRHCQPQVQAFRDCMSEQQARRREELQRRKEQGSAHH, encoded by the exons ATG AGACTCCCAAAGATGTCAACTCAAGGCCATACCTGGGCCCGACAGGTGAAGAAGGAGAATGAGGAAGAGGACCCGCTGGACCAGCTGATCTCCCGTTCTGGCTGTGCTGCTTCCCATTATGCAGTACAGGAGTGCATGGCCCAACACCAGGACTGGCGACATTGTCAGCCACAGGTACAGGCCTTCAGGGACTGCATGAGTGAACAACAGGCAAGGCGGCGGGAGGAGctgcagaggaggaaagagcaagGCAGTGCCCACCACTGA
- the CHCHD8 gene encoding cytochrome c oxidase assembly factor 4 homolog, mitochondrial isoform X2 — protein MSTQGHTWARQVKKENEEEDPLDQLISRSGCAASHYAVQECMAQHQDWRHCQPQVQAFRDCMSEQQARRREELQRRKEQGSAHH, from the coding sequence ATGTCAACTCAAGGCCATACCTGGGCCCGACAGGTGAAGAAGGAGAATGAGGAAGAGGACCCGCTGGACCAGCTGATCTCCCGTTCTGGCTGTGCTGCTTCCCATTATGCAGTACAGGAGTGCATGGCCCAACACCAGGACTGGCGACATTGTCAGCCACAGGTACAGGCCTTCAGGGACTGCATGAGTGAACAACAGGCAAGGCGGCGGGAGGAGctgcagaggaggaaagagcaagGCAGTGCCCACCACTGA